A part of Tardiphaga sp. vice304 genomic DNA contains:
- a CDS encoding SMP-30/gluconolactonase/LRE family protein, whose protein sequence is MSNPAIRVFATDLAFPEGPVVLPDGSVVLVEIRAQQLTRVWPDGRKEVVAKIPGGPNGAAMGPDGKIYLCNNGGFGWHPSRGTLMPGAPEPHEYIGGSLQRVDLHSGAVETLFDKCGEHGLRGPNDLVFDREGGLWFSDLGKRRARDMDVGGAYYIKPGMTGISEQVYGVLPANGIGLSPDEKTMYIAETPTARLWAYDLSAPGEVKPAEVIYRGERGHPIAGLGGYQMFDSLAVEASGNICVATLVSGCISVIAPDGKLVEQVPTGDRVTTNIAFGGPELKTAYITLSGRGELIAMDWPRGGLPLNFLNK, encoded by the coding sequence ATGTCCAACCCCGCCATCCGCGTGTTCGCTACCGATCTGGCGTTCCCCGAAGGCCCCGTGGTGCTGCCGGACGGCTCTGTGGTGCTGGTGGAAATCCGCGCGCAGCAATTGACGCGGGTATGGCCGGACGGACGCAAGGAAGTGGTGGCCAAAATTCCCGGCGGGCCGAACGGCGCGGCGATGGGGCCGGACGGCAAGATCTATCTCTGCAACAATGGCGGCTTCGGCTGGCATCCGTCGCGCGGCACCTTGATGCCCGGCGCGCCGGAGCCGCATGAATATATCGGCGGCTCGCTGCAGCGCGTCGATCTGCATTCCGGCGCGGTCGAAACCTTGTTCGACAAATGCGGCGAGCACGGCCTGCGCGGGCCGAACGATCTGGTGTTCGACCGCGAGGGCGGGCTGTGGTTCTCTGACCTCGGAAAGCGCCGCGCCCGCGACATGGATGTCGGCGGCGCCTATTACATCAAGCCGGGCATGACCGGCATTTCCGAGCAGGTGTATGGCGTGCTGCCGGCCAATGGCATCGGCCTGTCGCCCGACGAGAAGACGATGTACATCGCGGAGACGCCGACCGCGCGGCTGTGGGCTTACGATCTTTCTGCGCCCGGCGAGGTCAAGCCGGCGGAGGTGATCTACCGCGGCGAGCGCGGCCATCCGATCGCCGGCCTCGGCGGTTACCAGATGTTCGATTCGCTCGCCGTGGAAGCCTCCGGCAACATCTGCGTTGCGACGCTGGTCTCAGGCTGCATCTCGGTGATCGCGCCGGACGGAAAACTGGTCGAGCAGGTGCCGACCGGCGACCGCGTCACCACCAATATTGCGTTCGGCGGGCCGGAGCTTAAAACCGCCTACATCACGCTGTCGGGCCGTGGCGAACTGATCGCGATGGACTGGCCGCGCGGCGGCCTGCCGCTGAATTTTCTGAACAAGTAA